A single genomic interval of Roseibaca calidilacus harbors:
- the leuD gene encoding 3-isopropylmalate dehydratase small subunit → MEKFTTLTGVAAPMPLVNIDTDMIIPKQFLKTIKRSGLGVNLFDEMRYDNDGNEIADFVLNQPAYRNAQILVAGDNFGCGSSREHAPWALLDFGIRCVISTSFADIFYNNCFKNGILPIVLPQEQVNALMDDARKGENARIAVDLEAQTVTGADGTEYHFELDAFKKHCLLNGLDDIGLSLEKVASIDAFEAQAAQARPWV, encoded by the coding sequence ATGGAAAAATTCACTACCCTGACAGGCGTTGCCGCGCCTATGCCGCTGGTCAATATCGACACCGATATGATCATTCCCAAACAGTTCTTGAAAACCATCAAGCGGTCAGGGCTGGGCGTGAACCTGTTCGACGAGATGCGCTATGACAATGACGGCAACGAGATTGCGGATTTCGTGCTGAACCAGCCCGCTTATCGCAACGCTCAGATCCTTGTCGCGGGCGACAATTTCGGCTGCGGGTCGTCGCGCGAACATGCGCCTTGGGCGCTTTTGGATTTCGGCATCCGCTGCGTCATCTCGACCAGTTTCGCCGATATCTTCTACAATAACTGCTTCAAGAACGGCATTCTACCGATCGTTCTGCCGCAAGAACAGGTCAATGCCCTGATGGATGATGCCCGCAAGGGCGAGAACGCGCGCATCGCGGTCGATCTGGAAGCGCAGACCGTCACCGGGGCGGATGGCACGGAATATCACTTCGAACTGGATGCGTTCAAGAAGCATTGCTTGCTGAACGGGCTGGATGACATCGGCCTTTCTTTGGAGAAAGTAGCGTCAATTGACGCTTTCGAGGCGCAGGCAGCCCAAGCGCGACCTTGGGTCTAA
- a CDS encoding endonuclease/exonuclease/phosphatase family protein: protein MRIAFWRVDFAAAGPGAALAAILARRPHTVAMAQVIAGLAPDILVLSGVDYDPRGHTSAALNALIAAQGYDLPHTFAPTPNAGMPSGVDLNGDGMAHGADDAHGYGAYAGARALLLLSRYPLATDRLRDFTQMLWRDLPGAMLFTGATPEQLAVHRLSSIAHVALPVLLPNGADLWLLAYHAGPPLFGNHPDRNRNRNHDESAFWSHWLSGELADKPPLGPFVLAGGSNLDPFDGDGLSEAMRRLLAHPRLQDPRPTSPGGAATANADHIGPAEQDTAAWDEKQGNLRVSYVLPSSDMTVLGSGVLWPLPGTPLDDLLTATGSAHKPVWLDLSLN from the coding sequence GTGCGCATCGCATTCTGGCGGGTCGATTTTGCAGCGGCCGGGCCGGGGGCTGCGCTTGCCGCGATCCTAGCGCGCCGCCCGCATACAGTTGCAATGGCGCAGGTTATCGCGGGCCTTGCCCCTGATATTCTGGTCCTGTCGGGTGTCGATTATGACCCACGGGGTCATACGTCAGCGGCCCTGAACGCACTGATTGCCGCGCAGGGCTATGATCTGCCCCACACCTTTGCGCCCACCCCGAATGCGGGCATGCCCAGCGGCGTTGATTTGAACGGCGACGGCATGGCGCATGGCGCCGATGATGCGCATGGCTATGGTGCCTATGCAGGCGCGCGCGCGTTGCTTTTGCTGTCGCGCTACCCATTGGCGACCGACCGGCTGCGCGATTTCACCCAAATGCTGTGGCGCGATTTGCCGGGCGCAATGCTGTTTACCGGCGCAACCCCAGAGCAGCTTGCGGTGCACCGCTTGTCCAGCATTGCGCATGTCGCCTTGCCTGTCCTGCTGCCCAATGGCGCGGACCTGTGGCTGTTGGCCTATCATGCTGGCCCGCCGCTATTCGGCAACCACCCCGACCGCAACCGCAACCGCAACCACGACGAAAGCGCCTTCTGGTCGCATTGGTTGTCGGGGGAGTTGGCGGATAAACCGCCCCTTGGTCCGTTTGTGCTGGCAGGTGGCAGCAACCTTGACCCGTTCGACGGGGACGGTTTGTCAGAGGCGATGCGCCGCCTTCTGGCCCATCCGCGACTGCAAGACCCGCGCCCCACCAGCCCGGGCGGGGCGGCGACTGCAAATGCCGATCATATCGGACCGGCAGAGCAAGATACCGCCGCGTGGGACGAAAAACAGGGCAATCTGCGCGTCAGCTATGTGCTACCATCCTCGGATATGACCGTGCTTGGCTCTGGGGTGCTATGGCCCCTGCCGGGCACCCCGCTTGATGACCTGCTGACAGCCACAGGCAGCGCCCATAAACCCGTTTGGCTGGATCTGTCGCTTAATTGA
- the dapA gene encoding 4-hydroxy-tetrahydrodipicolinate synthase, with amino-acid sequence MQIRGSIPALVTPLKDGALDLDALHALIDWQIAEGSHGLVPVGTTGESPTLSHDEHKRVIEEVVQAAAGRVPVIAGAGSNNTTEAIGFLRHAETVGADAALVVTPYYNKPTQEGLIAHFTALHDACELPIIIYNIPGRSVVDMMPDTMARLAELPRIVGVKDATGKLERVSLQRMACGPDFIQLSGEDATAPGFNAQGGVGCISVTANVAPRLCAEFQEATLAGDYVRALELHDRLMPLHVAIFAEPGLVAAKYGLSRLGKCRPDVRLPLVGLTEVAQARMDAAMRHAGLLN; translated from the coding sequence ATGCAGATCAGGGGTTCGATTCCGGCATTGGTCACGCCCTTGAAGGACGGCGCTCTGGACCTCGACGCTTTGCATGCGCTGATCGACTGGCAGATTGCCGAAGGCTCGCACGGGTTGGTGCCGGTTGGCACGACCGGCGAAAGCCCAACGCTTAGCCATGACGAGCATAAGCGCGTCATTGAAGAAGTGGTGCAAGCAGCGGCGGGCCGCGTGCCGGTGATTGCAGGGGCAGGGTCCAACAATACGACAGAGGCGATCGGCTTTTTACGCCACGCGGAAACTGTCGGGGCCGACGCGGCACTTGTTGTCACGCCCTATTACAACAAGCCCACACAAGAAGGGCTTATCGCGCATTTTACCGCGCTGCATGATGCCTGCGAATTGCCGATCATCATCTACAACATTCCGGGCCGGTCCGTGGTCGACATGATGCCCGACACGATGGCGCGCCTTGCAGAGCTTCCGCGCATTGTCGGGGTGAAAGATGCCACGGGCAAGCTGGAACGTGTCAGCCTACAACGCATGGCCTGCGGCCCCGATTTCATTCAGCTATCGGGCGAGGATGCGACCGCGCCGGGCTTCAACGCTCAGGGCGGGGTGGGCTGTATTTCGGTTACTGCGAATGTAGCACCCCGGCTTTGTGCGGAATTTCAAGAAGCAACGCTGGCGGGCGACTACGTCCGCGCGCTTGAACTTCATGACCGGCTGATGCCGCTGCATGTGGCCATCTTTGCAGAGCCGGGGCTGGTTGCTGCGAAATACGGGCTGTCGCGCCTTGGCAAATGCCGCCCGGATGTGCGCCTGCCGCTTGTTGGCCTGACAGAGGTCGCACAGGCACGCATGGACGCCGCCATGCGCCATGCAGGTCTGCTCAATTAA
- a CDS encoding transglycosylase SLT domain-containing protein — translation MQLRGPESFATACLFALWGWGSAPAVAQDTPPPPRIVGVLGNALDAAEGGDLDSARALVAPLGAVADSLVTWEFLRGGTASPDAYARFLKAHAHWPLADHLQRLAEAELADADVDSAQVRAFFETRRPLTEEGRLALAFALREADPDRAKELARALWSDAPMSAEDEARLLSAFGSLLEPLHGDRVEALLWTGAREAAARTIPRLDADRQALARARIALQARQSGVDALVAAVPERLRNDPGLAHDRFDFRYDQVSGESAADLMLQQSRAPEGLGRPQAWAARRIALVRAAMSDEDYERAYDLATPHGLEDGIAFVDLAFLAGFLALEHLDDPKQALEHFRALRVRVSSPISLGRAGYWEGRAHEAAGDPVSAQAAYEFAAEYQTAYYGQLAADRIGLPFDSALIDGPTYPDWQETDLAESDLLAAAKLLYDAGDWYEARRFLMHLATQLSAEAELGALADLMLDWGEPNFALKLAKIAVQQGIVLPRAYFPVPAGRVDTTSAPAELILAITRRESEFDPRARSSADARGLMQLLPGTGQMMAQRLGVAFDPLDLTLDPGLNMRLGAAYLAELRDEFGPSLALVAAGYNAGPGRPRRWVSEIGDPRDPQVDFVTWVERVPFAETRNYIMRVAESQVIYRSRLAGSPQPIDLEGIIRGR, via the coding sequence ATGCAACTGCGCGGCCCAGAGAGCTTTGCCACGGCTTGCCTTTTCGCGCTGTGGGGCTGGGGCAGTGCACCAGCGGTTGCGCAAGACACGCCGCCGCCGCCCCGCATCGTGGGTGTGCTGGGCAATGCGCTGGATGCCGCGGAGGGGGGCGATCTGGACAGCGCCCGCGCGTTGGTGGCACCACTGGGCGCGGTCGCAGACAGTTTGGTGACATGGGAATTCCTGCGCGGCGGCACGGCCAGCCCCGACGCCTATGCGCGCTTTCTGAAAGCTCATGCGCATTGGCCGCTCGCGGACCACCTGCAACGTCTGGCCGAGGCGGAATTGGCCGATGCAGACGTAGATTCCGCGCAGGTGCGCGCGTTTTTCGAGACGCGCCGCCCATTGACCGAAGAGGGCAGGCTGGCCCTGGCCTTCGCGCTGCGCGAGGCCGACCCGGACCGCGCCAAGGAACTGGCCCGCGCGCTGTGGTCGGATGCCCCCATGTCGGCAGAAGACGAGGCCCGTCTGCTTTCGGCATTCGGTTCGCTGCTGGAGCCGTTGCATGGCGACCGCGTGGAGGCGCTGCTATGGACCGGCGCGCGAGAGGCCGCCGCGCGCACCATCCCGCGGCTGGATGCCGACCGACAGGCTTTGGCGCGCGCACGGATCGCGCTTCAGGCGCGGCAATCGGGGGTTGATGCGCTGGTCGCGGCGGTGCCAGAACGGTTGCGCAATGACCCCGGCCTTGCTCATGACCGCTTTGATTTTCGCTATGATCAAGTCAGCGGCGAAAGCGCCGCCGATCTGATGTTGCAGCAATCGCGCGCGCCCGAAGGCTTGGGCCGCCCGCAGGCTTGGGCCGCACGGCGTATCGCGCTGGTGCGTGCGGCAATGTCGGATGAGGATTACGAACGGGCCTACGATCTTGCCACGCCGCATGGGCTGGAGGATGGTATCGCCTTTGTCGATCTGGCCTTTCTGGCCGGGTTTCTGGCACTGGAGCATCTTGACGACCCAAAACAGGCGCTGGAGCATTTCCGGGCCTTGCGGGTGCGCGTGTCCAGTCCGATCTCGCTGGGGCGCGCGGGTTACTGGGAAGGCCGCGCGCATGAGGCCGCAGGCGACCCGGTTTCGGCGCAGGCGGCTTACGAATTCGCCGCCGAATACCAGACCGCCTATTACGGCCAGCTTGCCGCCGACCGGATCGGGCTGCCGTTCGATTCCGCGTTGATCGATGGCCCGACCTACCCGGATTGGCAAGAAACGGACCTCGCGGAGTCTGACCTGCTGGCAGCGGCCAAGCTGCTTTATGATGCGGGCGATTGGTATGAGGCCCGCCGCTTCTTGATGCATCTTGCCACGCAACTTTCGGCAGAGGCCGAACTGGGCGCGCTTGCCGACCTGATGCTTGACTGGGGAGAGCCGAATTTCGCGCTGAAATTGGCCAAGATCGCGGTGCAACAGGGAATCGTGCTGCCGCGCGCCTATTTCCCGGTTCCAGCAGGCCGGGTGGATACAACCTCTGCCCCTGCCGAGCTGATCCTTGCGATCACCCGGCGCGAAAGCGAATTTGACCCGCGTGCGCGCAGCAGCGCCGATGCGCGCGGGTTGATGCAGCTTTTGCCGGGGACCGGGCAGATGATGGCGCAGCGTCTGGGTGTGGCTTTCGACCCGTTGGACCTGACGCTTGATCCGGGGCTGAACATGCGCTTGGGGGCGGCCTATCTGGCAGAATTGCGCGACGAATTCGGGCCATCCTTGGCGCTGGTCGCAGCGGGCTACAATGCCGGGCCGGGCCGCCCGCGCCGCTGGGTGTCTGAAATCGGCGATCCGCGTGATCCGCAGGTTGATTTCGTGACATGGGTGGAACGCGTGCCCTTCGCGGAAACGCGCAACTACATTATGCGCGTGGCCGAATCGCAGGTCATCTATCGCAGTCGGCTGGCAGGCAGCCCGCAACCGATTGATCTAGAAGGGATTATCCGGGGCCGCTAA
- a CDS encoding sulfotransferase family 2 domain-containing protein codes for MHRPASGMSLHPGRLSGGRACGSVPLVYREVPKAACSTLGQLLYHADHGRFFAGDIHDAEAGTVQWPDPAFATALGQSDRLVFSALRNPYSRLLACFHDKVCTRQRDGSYYRGNLRDVLTQHYGADLADSADPRPAFRRFVLFLRDTLRNRDRFWYDRHWTPQAQHLRSFAVNGVAFDHLFPVERFATGIAPVMARIAPDRRPAVLPRFNVTRKPDLPVESYFDDLTLHLVHEIYRWDFDLFGYTAFAPHQQAPSRPLDLDAINQRLADPHPPPWACLAG; via the coding sequence ATGCACAGACCTGCCAGCGGCATGAGTCTGCACCCGGGTCGGCTGTCGGGGGGGCGCGCCTGCGGTTCGGTCCCGCTGGTCTACCGCGAGGTGCCGAAAGCGGCCTGCTCGACCTTGGGTCAGTTGTTGTATCACGCCGACCATGGCAGGTTCTTCGCAGGCGATATTCACGATGCCGAAGCGGGCACGGTGCAATGGCCGGACCCAGCCTTTGCCACGGCACTCGGCCAATCTGATCGGTTGGTCTTTTCTGCCCTGCGCAACCCCTATTCCCGGCTGCTGGCCTGTTTTCATGACAAGGTCTGCACGCGACAACGCGACGGTTCATATTACAGGGGAAACCTGCGCGATGTGCTGACACAGCATTACGGTGCCGATCTGGCGGACAGCGCCGACCCGCGCCCGGCGTTTCGACGGTTCGTGCTGTTCCTGCGCGATACGCTGCGCAATCGGGACCGGTTCTGGTATGATCGCCACTGGACCCCACAAGCGCAGCATCTGCGCTCTTTCGCGGTGAACGGGGTTGCCTTCGATCACCTGTTCCCGGTCGAGCGGTTTGCCACCGGCATAGCCCCCGTGATGGCGCGGATTGCACCGGACAGGCGGCCCGCCGTGTTGCCCCGATTCAATGTCACGCGCAAACCCGATCTGCCGGTCGAAAGCTATTTCGACGATCTGACCTTGCATCTAGTGCATGAGATCTACCGTTGGGATTTCGACCTGTTCGGCTACACGGCCTTCGCGCCGCATCAGCAAGCCCCGTCGCGCCCGCTGGATCTGGACGCGATCAACCAACGACTGGCCGACCCGCACCCGCCGCCTTGGGCCTGTTTGGCGGGCTAA
- a CDS encoding histidine triad nucleotide-binding protein has translation MPYTYDDQNIFAKILRGEIPCNKLAETEHCLAFHDIAPQAPQHVLVIPKGAYVNYDHFASTASDAEIVDFTRAVASVCAQLGVCPSEGAAGYRLISNAGPDGMQEVPHLHVHILAGTRIGPLTVKRT, from the coding sequence ATGCCCTATACCTACGACGACCAGAACATTTTCGCCAAGATATTGCGAGGCGAGATTCCCTGCAACAAGCTGGCAGAAACAGAGCACTGCCTGGCCTTTCACGACATTGCCCCGCAGGCCCCGCAGCATGTGCTGGTCATCCCCAAGGGCGCTTATGTAAATTACGACCATTTCGCCAGCACGGCGTCGGATGCAGAGATCGTGGATTTCACGCGCGCGGTGGCTTCGGTCTGTGCGCAGCTTGGTGTCTGCCCATCAGAGGGCGCGGCTGGATATCGGCTGATTTCGAATGCCGGGCCAGATGGGATGCAGGAAGTGCCGCATCTGCATGTCCATATTCTGGCGGGAACTAGAATCGGGCCATTGACCGTGAAGCGCACTTGA
- a CDS encoding amino acid ABC transporter substrate-binding protein: MKKSVFYGTIAASALLAGGASAQSMLETIQDRGELACGVSTGLAGFSAPDANGVWQGFDVAVCRAVAAAVLNDPMAVNFVSTTGQTRFSALASGEVDMLARNTTWTFSRDVDLGNTFAGVNYYDGQGFMVNRELGVSSAMELDGATVCIQTGTTTELNLADFFRVNGMSYEPVPIETNAEAQQQYLAGACDVYTTDASGLAATRASFPEPGNHAILPEIISKEPLGPAVRQGDEQWADIVRWVLNALIAAEELGVTSANIEELKAGTDNPEINRMLGSEGELGAMLGLDAEWAVRAIAAGGNYGEIFASTIGEQTPIGLARGLNAQWTQGGLLYAPPFR, encoded by the coding sequence ATGAAAAAATCCGTATTCTACGGCACCATTGCCGCATCGGCATTGCTGGCCGGTGGCGCCAGCGCCCAGTCTATGCTGGAAACCATTCAGGATAGAGGAGAGCTTGCTTGCGGCGTGTCCACCGGGCTTGCCGGCTTCTCGGCGCCTGATGCGAATGGTGTCTGGCAGGGTTTCGACGTGGCGGTCTGCCGCGCTGTTGCGGCGGCGGTTCTGAACGACCCGATGGCCGTAAACTTCGTGTCGACCACCGGGCAGACCCGCTTCTCTGCGCTCGCTTCGGGCGAGGTCGACATGCTGGCGCGCAACACCACTTGGACCTTCTCGCGTGATGTTGACTTGGGCAACACCTTCGCCGGTGTGAACTACTATGACGGTCAGGGCTTCATGGTGAACCGCGAGTTGGGCGTCAGCTCTGCAATGGAACTGGACGGCGCGACGGTCTGTATCCAGACCGGAACCACCACAGAACTGAACTTGGCCGATTTCTTCCGTGTCAACGGCATGAGCTATGAGCCGGTTCCGATTGAAACCAATGCCGAAGCACAGCAGCAGTATCTGGCTGGCGCTTGTGACGTTTACACCACCGACGCGTCGGGTCTGGCGGCAACGCGTGCGTCCTTCCCAGAGCCGGGCAACCACGCAATCCTGCCCGAGATCATCTCGAAGGAACCGCTTGGGCCGGCTGTGCGCCAAGGCGACGAGCAGTGGGCTGATATCGTGCGCTGGGTCTTGAACGCGCTGATCGCAGCCGAAGAACTGGGCGTGACCTCTGCCAATATCGAAGAGCTGAAGGCGGGCACCGACAACCCCGAGATCAACCGTATGCTGGGCTCGGAAGGTGAGTTGGGCGCGATGCTGGGGCTTGATGCCGAATGGGCTGTGCGCGCAATTGCGGCTGGCGGCAACTATGGCGAAATCTTCGCCTCGACCATTGGCGAGCAAACTCCGATCGGTCTGGCACGCGGTCTGAACGCTCAATGGACCCAAGGTGGCCTGCTTTACGCACCGCCCTTCCGCTAA
- a CDS encoding amino acid ABC transporter permease, with translation MSSTSDLRTQTAPPKTAFRFSMLLYDQRYRSVTIQIVFLFVLMLGIAWLVDNTISNLRALGKDFSFAFLSAPAGYDINQRPIEYNSQMTHGRAALVGLLNTAILAVMACALATVLGVIAGVLRLSNNWIVARLMTIYVELFRNIPTLVWIIIFGAIMTESMPAPSAFRGDTPSASMFLNDSVAITNRGVYIPAIQFATDLGTLPLGVVAPSINWLLVLVAIIGGIYANKAILKHATAVQNATGLRPKTWWKSLAVLFGPLVVLFVLFGAHLEYPELRGFNFADGVHLRNSLIAMWLGLGIYTGAFVAENVRSGILAISRGQTEAAFALGLQPGKTMRLVILPQALRVIIPPLISQYLNITKNTSLGLAVGYMDLRSTLGGITINQTGRELEGMLLMMLIYLAVSLGISGAMNVYNNRVKLKER, from the coding sequence ATGTCGAGCACCAGCGATCTTCGCACGCAGACAGCGCCGCCGAAAACGGCCTTCCGGTTTAGCATGCTGCTGTACGACCAGCGCTACCGGTCGGTTACAATTCAGATCGTGTTCCTGTTTGTCCTGATGTTGGGGATCGCGTGGTTGGTCGATAACACGATCAGCAACTTGCGTGCGCTGGGCAAGGATTTCAGCTTTGCATTCCTGTCTGCCCCTGCCGGGTATGACATCAACCAGCGTCCCATCGAATATAATAGCCAGATGACCCATGGCCGCGCAGCCTTGGTCGGCCTGCTGAACACGGCAATTCTGGCGGTGATGGCCTGTGCGCTGGCGACCGTTCTGGGCGTGATTGCCGGTGTCTTGCGCCTGTCCAACAATTGGATCGTGGCGCGGCTGATGACGATCTATGTCGAATTGTTCCGCAACATTCCGACCTTGGTCTGGATCATCATCTTCGGTGCCATCATGACCGAATCGATGCCCGCGCCATCCGCCTTCCGTGGCGATACCCCAAGTGCCAGCATGTTCTTGAACGACTCGGTCGCGATCACCAACCGGGGCGTCTACATTCCGGCCATTCAGTTTGCCACTGACTTGGGCACTTTGCCGCTGGGCGTAGTGGCGCCATCCATCAATTGGCTGTTGGTTCTGGTTGCCATCATCGGGGGCATCTATGCCAACAAGGCAATCCTCAAACATGCCACGGCGGTTCAGAACGCGACCGGGCTGCGCCCCAAGACATGGTGGAAAAGCCTTGCTGTGTTGTTCGGCCCCTTGGTGGTTCTGTTCGTGCTGTTCGGCGCACATCTGGAGTATCCGGAATTGCGCGGCTTCAACTTTGCGGACGGCGTGCATTTGCGCAATTCGCTGATCGCAATGTGGTTGGGGCTTGGCATCTATACCGGTGCCTTCGTGGCGGAGAATGTGCGCTCTGGGATTCTGGCAATCTCGCGGGGGCAGACCGAAGCGGCCTTTGCGCTGGGCTTGCAACCGGGCAAGACGATGCGGCTGGTGATCCTGCCGCAAGCGTTGCGGGTGATTATCCCGCCCTTGATCTCGCAATATCTGAACATCACCAAGAACACGTCGCTGGGTCTGGCCGTGGGCTATATGGACCTGCGATCGACCCTTGGGGGCATCACCATCAACCAGACCGGGCGCGAGTTGGAGGGGATGCTGCTGATGATGCTGATCTACCTGGCCGTCAGTCTTGGGATCTCTGGTGCGATGAATGTCTACAACAATCGCGTCAAGCTGAAGGAGCGGTAA
- a CDS encoding amino acid ABC transporter permease, translated as MSDTNPISYVRETMLDQQEPPVTERGAIKWLRENLFSGWLNSLLTVASLGVIWFLIIEIGPWLMNTVWNAESLRQCREVLDGSSGACFAVIKDRWHQLLFGFYPREHYWRPVLALVLMLVALAPILFAELPRKMLFFSALFPFIGYHLLWGGSIWFPISILLGFVAGYVAFRLVVKVSSLVGVIAAVAGTLLWWVFLAGPFDAALYSVAPIGLEFVRSDSFGGFLISIVIGVSGISLSLPLGILLALGRQSDMIFVKSVCVVFIEFIRGVPLITLLFTASLLLNYFLPPGTSFDLILRVVIMVTLFAAAYMAEVIRGGLAALPKGQYEAADALGLDYWKAQRLIIMPQALKISIPGIVNTFIGLFKDTTLVVFIGLLDPIGLSNAIRADTDWNGIYWELFIFIGALFFIFCFSMSRYSMYLERKLKTDHR; from the coding sequence ATGAGTGATACCAACCCTATCAGCTATGTCCGCGAAACAATGCTGGACCAGCAAGAGCCGCCCGTCACCGAACGCGGCGCCATCAAGTGGCTGCGAGAGAACCTGTTTTCGGGCTGGTTGAATTCGCTGCTGACGGTTGCATCCCTTGGGGTGATCTGGTTCCTAATCATCGAAATCGGTCCATGGCTGATGAACACGGTCTGGAACGCGGAATCGTTGCGCCAATGTCGGGAAGTGCTTGACGGTAGCTCTGGCGCCTGTTTCGCGGTCATCAAGGACCGGTGGCACCAATTGCTGTTTGGCTTCTACCCGAGAGAACACTATTGGCGCCCGGTCTTGGCACTGGTGTTGATGCTTGTGGCCCTTGCCCCGATCCTGTTCGCAGAATTGCCGCGTAAGATGCTGTTCTTCTCGGCCCTGTTCCCGTTCATCGGCTATCACCTGCTGTGGGGCGGATCCATCTGGTTCCCCATTTCGATTTTGCTGGGGTTCGTGGCCGGGTATGTTGCATTCCGATTGGTGGTGAAGGTTTCGTCTTTGGTCGGCGTGATCGCGGCGGTCGCGGGAACCTTGCTGTGGTGGGTGTTTCTTGCCGGGCCATTTGACGCAGCGCTTTATTCAGTGGCCCCGATTGGGCTGGAATTCGTCCGCTCCGACAGTTTCGGGGGGTTCCTGATTTCCATCGTGATCGGGGTGTCGGGGATTTCGCTGTCCTTGCCGCTTGGCATCTTGCTGGCTTTGGGGCGGCAGTCCGATATGATCTTCGTGAAATCCGTCTGCGTGGTGTTCATCGAATTCATCCGCGGCGTGCCGCTCATCACGCTGTTGTTCACCGCATCGCTGCTGCTGAACTATTTCCTGCCGCCGGGCACCAGCTTTGACCTTATCCTGCGCGTGGTCATCATGGTGACGCTGTTTGCCGCCGCCTATATGGCAGAGGTGATCCGCGGTGGTCTGGCCGCCTTGCCCAAGGGCCAGTATGAGGCGGCCGATGCGCTGGGTCTGGATTACTGGAAGGCGCAGCGGCTCATCATCATGCCGCAGGCTTTGAAAATCTCGATTCCCGGTATCGTGAACACTTTTATCGGGCTGTTCAAGGATACCACTCTGGTTGTGTTCATCGGGCTTTTGGACCCGATCGGGCTGTCCAACGCCATCCGCGCCGATACCGACTGGAACGGGATCTACTGGGAACTGTTCATCTTTATCGGGGCTTTGTTTTTCATTTTCTGTTTCAGCATGTCGCGTTACTCCATGTATCTGGAGCGCAAGCTGAAAACCGATCATCGATAA
- a CDS encoding amino acid ABC transporter ATP-binding protein: MSDLAAPEIPVDRDIDISKMQVSDELAIQITGMNKWYGSFHVLRDINMSVYRGERIVVCGPSGSGKSTLIRCINRLEEHQAGQIIVDGTELTGDLKNIDKVRSEVGMVFQHFNLFPHLTILENCTLAPIWVRKVPKRQAEETAMHFLEKVKIPEQANKYPGQLSGGQQQRVAIARSLCMKPRIMLFDEPTSALDPEMIKEVLDTMIALAEEGMTMICVTHEMGFAQAVANRVIFMDQGQIVEQNEPKEFFSNPQSDRTKLFLSQILGH, encoded by the coding sequence ATGTCAGACCTAGCTGCCCCCGAAATCCCCGTTGATCGCGATATCGACATCAGCAAAATGCAGGTCAGCGACGAGCTGGCGATCCAGATCACCGGTATGAACAAGTGGTATGGGTCATTTCATGTGCTTCGTGACATCAACATGTCGGTCTATCGCGGCGAGCGGATTGTGGTCTGTGGCCCGTCAGGGTCGGGGAAATCCACGCTCATCCGCTGCATCAACCGTTTGGAAGAACATCAGGCAGGGCAGATCATTGTCGATGGCACTGAACTGACGGGCGATCTGAAGAACATCGACAAGGTGCGCTCAGAGGTCGGGATGGTGTTCCAGCATTTCAACCTGTTCCCGCATCTGACCATTCTGGAAAACTGCACCCTCGCGCCCATCTGGGTGCGCAAGGTGCCAAAACGTCAGGCCGAGGAAACGGCCATGCATTTTCTGGAAAAAGTGAAAATCCCGGAACAGGCCAACAAATATCCCGGCCAGTTGTCGGGCGGTCAGCAGCAGCGCGTGGCCATTGCGCGGTCACTGTGCATGAAACCGCGTATCATGCTGTTCGACGAACCGACCTCGGCGCTTGACCCGGAAATGATTAAAGAAGTGTTGGACACCATGATCGCGCTGGCCGAAGAAGGCATGACCATGATCTGCGTGACCCATGAAATGGGCTTTGCGCAGGCTGTTGCGAACCGGGTAATCTTCATGGACCAAGGCCAGATTGTGGAACAGAACGAACCGAAAGAGTTTTTCAGCAATCCGCAATCGGATCGCACGAAGCTGTTCCTGAGCCAGATTCTGGGGCACTGA
- the hemP gene encoding hemin uptake protein HemP: MNAITRFIPETAPTAPVHDVYNLTRGGNLAQIVLDGKTYQLRITRAGKLILTK; this comes from the coding sequence ATGAACGCCATTACCCGTTTCATCCCCGAGACCGCCCCCACCGCCCCGGTGCATGACGTCTACAACCTGACGCGCGGTGGCAATCTGGCACAGATCGTACTGGACGGCAAAACCTACCAGCTTCGCATTACCCGCGCGGGCAAGCTGATCCTGACGAAATGA